The genomic segment ATCCACACGCATAAACTGATTTTTGTTTTTCTTCGTGGGATCAACGGTTTCCATATTGCCGTTCTCGTCAATGCTTTTTACAGCCTGGATTTTCTTTTTCTCTTTATCCAGCACCAACAATATATCTGAGAATTGTTCTGGCATTTCTTGCCTATGTTTGGTTTCCTCGCTCATGTTCCGAAAATTTTAAAGTTCATAGCCGAATTTATATAAAGCCGTGAGCGCATTTTGTTATATGGCACTCAAAGGCAGTGTTTGTCACTTAATGGCGTTCAACTTAGTTGCCGGCGGATTAAAACTTTCCCGTATAAATTGATGTACGTCAGATAGTTTATAATACAGTTTTCCGCTTATGGTATAATACGGCAGCTTGCCGATGGATCGGTAACGTTGCAGCGAGCGGTTACTAATTTTGAGCATCTGAAGCAAATCCTGATTGTCCAGCAGTTCCTCACCGTCTATACTGTTGCGTTTCCTTTGCAGCTCATCTATATTATCGCCCAACATATCCAGGCGACCCATCAGGCGTTCCATCCACGCCAAAAATTCCATTCTGTCAATATTCATAGGAATATAATTTTAAAGGTTCATGCTTATTTTCTGTCTGTCTTTAGCTTTCTGCCTTTTTCGATATAACTTTTGCCTTTTGCCATAAGCTGCTGCACATAATCGTCACTGCTCTGTATGGCATTGGCTTTAAGCATATCCTTTATTGCTCCAATGGTATAGAAATACTGCCCATAG from the Sphingobacterium thalpophilum genome contains:
- a CDS encoding helix-turn-helix domain-containing protein, with the translated sequence MNIDRMEFLAWMERLMGRLDMLGDNIDELQRKRNSIDGEELLDNQDLLQMLKISNRSLQRYRSIGKLPYYTISGKLYYKLSDVHQFIRESFNPPATKLNAIK